A single region of the Streptomyces sp. NBC_01803 genome encodes:
- a CDS encoding tetratricopeptide repeat protein has translation MRIFGRVRQRPSTDWRLATNRAFTLIDDGRYEDADALLTRAADLEPWLSESWFNLALLHKFRHDWELARSAGLRAVALLEKDANAPDWWNVGIAATALQDWPLARRAWQAYGLPVPGAHSLTDEPLGMDLGGAAVRLSPEGEAEVVWGRRLDPARIEVQNIPLPSSGRRWGEVVLHDGVPRGERTTMSGGIASAYPVFDEIELWAPSAVPTWVVLIEAATEADRDALERLAADAGYAAEDWSSSVRLLCRACSESRMPSEEGDGMALHDPHDHSAPGAPGPLGHTGAGVSGLWSPERECGLAAPGSLVRGLLDGWVADSPDTRDWRDLEEVC, from the coding sequence GTGAGGATCTTCGGCAGGGTCCGACAGCGGCCGTCCACGGACTGGCGGCTGGCCACCAACCGGGCGTTCACCCTCATCGACGACGGCCGCTACGAGGACGCGGACGCGCTTCTGACGCGCGCCGCCGACCTGGAGCCGTGGCTGTCGGAGTCCTGGTTCAACCTGGCGCTGCTGCACAAGTTCCGGCACGACTGGGAGCTGGCGCGCTCGGCCGGGCTGCGGGCCGTGGCCCTGCTGGAGAAGGACGCCAACGCACCCGATTGGTGGAACGTCGGAATCGCGGCGACCGCCCTCCAGGACTGGCCGCTGGCCCGGCGCGCCTGGCAGGCGTACGGGCTGCCGGTGCCCGGGGCGCACTCGCTCACCGACGAGCCGCTCGGCATGGACCTGGGCGGGGCCGCCGTCCGGCTCTCGCCCGAGGGCGAGGCCGAGGTCGTATGGGGCCGGCGCCTGGATCCCGCCAGGATCGAGGTGCAGAACATCCCGCTGCCCTCCTCCGGGCGGCGCTGGGGCGAGGTGGTGCTGCACGACGGCGTCCCGCGCGGCGAGCGGACGACGATGAGCGGGGGCATCGCCTCCGCCTATCCGGTCTTCGACGAGATCGAGCTGTGGGCGCCCTCGGCGGTTCCCACCTGGGTGGTGCTGATCGAGGCGGCCACCGAGGCCGACCGGGACGCGCTGGAGCGGCTGGCGGCCGACGCCGGGTACGCGGCGGAGGACTGGTCGTCATCGGTGCGGCTGCTGTGCCGGGCTTGCTCGGAGAGCCGGATGCCGAGCGAGGAGGGCGACGGCATGGCGCTGCACGATCCGCACGACCACAGCGCGCCGGGCGCCCCGGGACCGCTGGGGCACACGGGCGCGGGCGTGAGCGGGCTGTGGTCGCCGGAGCGCGAGTGCGGGCTGGCCGCGCCGGGCTCCCTGGTGCGCGGGCTGCTGGACGGCTGGGTCGCGGACAGCCCGGACACCAGAGATTGGCGGGATCTCGAAGAGGTCTGCTGA
- the rsrA gene encoding mycothiol system anti-sigma-R factor, protein MSDEQSHPKDCSEVLDRLYEYLDREMPDGDCAKFQEHIDDCSPCLEKYGLEQSVKKLVKRCCGHDDVPADLRAKVLGRIDLIRAGEAPAPAPAPTVTPLSERPAAE, encoded by the coding sequence ATGAGTGACGAACAGTCGCACCCGAAGGACTGCTCCGAGGTCCTGGACCGCCTGTACGAGTATCTGGACCGCGAGATGCCGGACGGCGATTGCGCGAAGTTCCAGGAGCACATCGACGACTGCTCTCCGTGTCTGGAGAAATACGGACTGGAGCAGTCGGTGAAGAAGCTCGTCAAGCGCTGCTGCGGTCACGACGATGTGCCGGCGGATCTGCGGGCCAAGGTGCTCGGGCGGATCGACCTGATCCGCGCCGGGGAAGCCCCTGCCCCCGCCCCTGCCCCGACCGTGACCCCGCTCTCCGAGCGGCCCGCCGCCGAGTAG